A genomic window from Cucumis melo cultivar AY chromosome 8, USDA_Cmelo_AY_1.0, whole genome shotgun sequence includes:
- the LOC103484363 gene encoding uncharacterized protein LOC103484363, which translates to MGAITTAVIAIGAVVAGWITIEIACKPCLEKGREAIDRSLNPDYDPDDEVSDIRAPLNPNHNFTPDLDDTNPSHPSSTTSEVIKAV; encoded by the coding sequence ATGGGGGCAATAACGACGGCCGTGATAGCAATCGGAGCGGTGGTTGCAGGATGGATCACCATCGAAATAGCTTGCAAACCTTGCCTGGAGAAAGGTCGGGAAGCCATTGATCGTTCTCTCAATCCTGATTACGATCCTGACGATGAAGTCTCCGACATTCGTGCTCCTCTAAATCCCAACCACAATTTCACGCCAGATCTTGACGATACAAACCCTAGTCATCCATCTTCCACCACTTCCGAGGTTATCAAGGCCGTTTGA